ctgcttagtgaacaaatcacagagctttatccgctttgtgggccaatcagggcactctatatgcctggtgggtgggatgatgcaacagagtgaaacaagagtatgtcacattcattgtccagtggaatgtggagatcatttgaaagacaacggtagaacccgccccacaaccgagagccgtcaatggagcatggctagactaaataaatgtattatttagtctggcttgccaggctaatagtgagcacttctgctttgctgagataatctatcccacctcacaggtgctgatctgagtagtgcacaggtgcccacaataaaaggccaccctggaatgtgtagttttttgcttttttgggGGGGGTCTGGGGATtcagaaccagtcagtatctggtgtgaccaccatttgccttatGCAGTGCAACGCATCTTCTTCGCATACAGTTTAtatgattgtcaattgtggcctgtggaatgttggtccactcctcttcaatggctgtgcgaagttgttggatattagtgggaactggtacacgctgtcgtatacgccggtcaagtacatcccaaacatgctcaacgggtgacatgtccggttagTATGCtgaccatgcaagaactgggacattttcagcttccaagaattgtgtacagatccttgaaacatggggccatgcattatcttgctgaaacatgaggagaTGTTCatgggcacaacaatgggcctcaggatctcatcacggtatctctgtgcattcaaaatgccatcaataaaatgcacctgtgttcttcgtccacaacagatgcctgcccataccataacccagggctgggcgatatctcgatattttaatatatatatcGATATAATTCTAAACAAGATATAACACGGGACAGTATCTCTAATATCGATGTAGTAAAAATTTCCGTTTAAATTACAATAAATGGGCCGCAACTCGCATGTTTTTCTCCTCTCCCAGTGTCCCTTAACACAACCTGTCTGTTCCGCCTCCCCTGCTCTGTGCCCACAAGCCCTCCCCCTTCGCCACCACCACTCGAGTGCTTGCTGCTGAGCTGCTAGCGACAACATGGAGTTGGAGGGCGAAGCAGAAGAGGAGTtggtcagtaaaaaaaaaaagaacattggCTCGATAATCTGGAAATGGTTCGGTTTTAAATTGTCAGATGACCAGCAGcaaaatgttttctgtaaagaatgTTGAAAACCTGTTGTAAAGAATGTTGAAAACCTGTTGCAACGAAGGGTTCGAGCACAACAAACCTCTTCCACCATTTAAAACAGCTCCATAAAGTGGAGTATGAGGAGAGCATCAAATTACGTGCTGCGACTCAGACCACAAAGTCTTCCCAACATGTTGTCCCGAAACAAACCCTGTTGCGGGCTTCATTGAGCCATAGTGAGCCATACAAAAGAACTAGTAACAAGTGGCGTGAAATTACCAAAGCGGTGGCTTTCCATATCGCCAAAGACATGGCTCCCATATCAATGGTGGAGCAGACCGGTTTTGTACAGCTGCTAAAAACCATGGACTCGAGATACCAATTGCCCAGTCGCAATTATTTCGCAAGAGAGGCGCTACCCAAAATGTACATGGATGTCAGAGCCAGTCTTGCTGCCCGGCTTGCAAAAGTGTCTCACTACGCGCTCACCACCgacatgtggtccagcaggacctGCGAACCTTACTTGAGTGTAACTGTGCACTTCATAGAGAACTGGGAGCTGAAGAGTGCATGTCTTCCAACCAGCTACTTTCCGCAAGATCATACAGGAGAGCATATTGCCGAAGCCCTGCAGGAGACCCTCAAAAGCTGGAATCTCAACCCAACGGGACTAGTTGCTGTGACGACAGACAACGGGACTAATGTTGTCAAAGCGCTGCAGTTGACAAAGTGGCCAAGGATGCAGTGTTTTGGTCACAGACTTTTTCTGGCCATTGGTGAGTACAATATAGAATTAATTAATTGAAATAGGAATATATATGACAGTGAAAATGGTCAgtaaaacatgtgtgtgtgtgtgagtgagtgagtgagtgagtgagtgagtgagtgagtgagtgagcgagagtCATTGTGTTTTGTATTATTTATGTCACTTTGAATAATATTATCTAATAAATTCCATTGGAATTTATTAACTGTACGCAATCATGAACAAATAATTCATAATAATAACTAGCATAAGAAAATGCCACAAGAACATATTAGGAACAGGAAAAACTTGATTTTTATCAGAGTGTGTCTTTAACTGAGATTGTGTTTAAGATGTGCTTCACAACTAAACTTTGGCCAGATGGACCTAATTAAATAATTagtgattttaaaatgtgttgTGTGTTTCTATAGGACACAGTTTGGGTGATGCCCGGGCAACAAGAGCCATTTCTGTCTGTAACTTCTCTTCGCAAAAGAGAATATCTGAGGTCATTACATCTGTCAACGTATTCAGATTGTTTCCACTGTCATTAAAAAATACGTCCCAATCAGTCATTTCAAAACAGCCCTTTAATGCTTCACTCGAATCCTCATTccaaacttggatattttttgttaCCACTTTCCCTGTCTTCAGTTGTGACCTGTATTTTGGTAGTAGTAAGATTACATTGTGGTCTGATCTACCAAGAGGTGGACGTGACTTTGAGATGTATGCATTTGGGATGTTGCCATAACACTTGCTCCCTCTTGAGGCTGTTGTGACATATTGCCCTAGATTAGGTAAATATGTTATGATGTCGCATTTATTAAAGAGATGAACTACTTAACATCGTGCGTGTGTCATGAGCCTCAAGGCTGCAAGATATAGGACTCCTGATCTTTTACTTTGAATAAAGTCTATCTTCCCTGACATAAATGACTTCATATAATCGTAttctgttgaatgaacaagatgtttaatgcATACTGTATAAGTAttgtgtgcattaatcaatgatgagttaaaattaatatttgtcCTGTAatcattcatttcagatcttaaactacaccagatcagtacttGTTGATTCTAGTAATTTAATCTATCAGTATGAACACAACATCATAATATTTTTAATGTATAACATTTTGCTCCACATAACTGTTATAAtattttcacttcacactaagaggTTCCCTCTGAGTATCTGAGTGAGGGAGTGGTTCTCTGAGGTGTTTGGGAACGCCCTTTAAAGAtggcaaattctgatttgcctaaATTTGTCATCAACATTTAATAAATACAaggatcacttcctgatctagtcagtTCTCCAGCTGCCTCCTGGCAGCCCCCGCTGACAGCTCAGTCTgccactgctgttgtgtccttgggcaaggcatttaacccaccttgcctgctggtgatggtcagagggaccggtggcgcctgtgtcagtgcgctccagggcagctgtggctacattgtagctcatccccaccaacgtgtgaatgggtgaatgactgattgtgttgtgaagcgccttgagaacacaatcaaatacaggccatttttaccataatttgtcatgtataatcactagtttaggaaaatagaattaATTTTTTGCATACATAAGCACATGATAAGGGaggataaaggttggtttatgctagacgcgtctgcgaggtccgcacggctccgcacggcaaaattgtgtcattttaccAACCACTCCCCTCCACCTggcctccacacggcccaaactgtccacaccgcacacctaggaacttttctaaccacgcggacggtcgagcACGGAAAAGCATGGCGGAAtggcaagaactagttatggcagagttcgtaaatacattgttcttggagagaaatagcttgcactgtcggaaaagacgaggacgctgttaaaaatgctggaaaaacatgAGGGACCGATAAGTGAAGGCAAGGAAGTGGAACAAACGGAAATTggtgatcctggtggaaacaaGAACACTCCACCAATTCTAAAAGAGCTTAACCTTCAtaaacaactgttgtaaacaacagaaatttctacttctactatggtctagtgttggatgcatgccgtagagctccatgctgccccctacagtttgggagaatattggctcaccgcagagacaagccgcatgaaccataaatgctgcgagttgtgaagcgcgttccatccgcgagccgcatcaccaagcggaaagtaaatgtgtcaagcataaaccaagcttgggAAGAGCCAGCATGACTGAACAGCCTGGCCAGCCAGGCTGTGAGCAGCATAACAAATGTTCATCATACCTTAGTTTCCAGAGTTAACTCATTGCAACGCCACGATCTGCTTACATGGAGTCACTAATAGGTCAGCAGATTATTAACGGCAAAGTCCCACAGCACAATGCACCAGAAGGTCCTATTCCTTACAGAGCGCTCCTGGATGAACTTCCGGACGTCTTCAGGAGAACTGAATGGAAACACATTGTTCGTGCATCACCTGGAGCTGAGCCGGATGCAGCAGACGGAACCTGACATTCCTCAGATACAGAGCGTGTTTCTCATCGTTGAAAGCAGCTCTTTTCTTGGCCAATGTGGGGCTAACATCCTGATGGTGGCTCCTTAATAATCCAGCTGGTGGTTCCTGGCCCAGCACAGCCTCCTTCTGCTGGAACCTGGTGAAACTGACAAGAAAGGTGTGTGGGGTGGTCCGCTAGCCAGGTCTTCGGGTCAGGGTTCGGTGAGCTTTCTTTAGTTCTGGTGGTGTGGAAAAAGCCTCTGGACCCATCACCTGCATCAGAACCTCAGATGCAAATTTGACAGGGTCGTTACCGTCCTCGCTTGCTTCTGGGATGTTAAGTATGCGGAGGCTCCTCGCTTCCTTCTGGGATGTTAAGTATGCGGAGGCTGGATCTTTGTGAGCGGTTCTCCAAATCATCAAAGCGCTTCAACAGCAAAAAGTTTTCTTTTTGAATTGTGTTAATGTCGGACTTTGTCAAAGTTATTGGCGGCCACAGATTAAACTGTAGCATACCTACTGAAGCCTGCCGTGGTTTAATAGCTTCTTGAATCAAGGAGGAAACATCTCGTTTAAATGTGATTCTTTGTTTTCCGCCGAACGTTGGTTAGCATCCACCACCGCAGCATGAAAAGGCTCTGTAGCGGCGGACATGGACGAGCTGCCGGCGGGGAAACATGCTCATTTTCCAGCATCACTGGTAGCTGCTCATGTAGCCGGAGTCTGTCCTCCAGAAGCGGTCTTTGCGTTTCTCACACTGCTTGTTATGAGAAGTAACTCAGCTGGACCGCGAGATTTGTGCTAAAAGGTTGTGTTTTGCAAAGAAATGATGAGAAAAAGTAGGGAGCCCTCACGTGCGTCCTACTCGCCCTACAGGCTACAACCCGGAAGTCTCGCTGACCACATCTTTAATCACTGACCTGCTTCAGCCTCTCCTTCCACAGCTCTCGGCCTTGACCCTCCATCATGTGGAGCCCAGACAACACCACCAGCTCAGGCTGGAACTCCTCCAGACTGGCGACAAACATCTCCAGGGAGCTCATTCCCCCATTGGACACATCATGGGAGAAGATGAAGCGGTTAGCCTGAGGCGCCTGAGTGGAGCCCCAGCGCTCGCCTGCACACAGACATGAGTTACACAACTGTGTGTGGATGATGGGCAAAGACGTGCCTGGTCCACCTCTCCAAACCTGCTTTATactccagaatgaggtgaaactcaTCTGTCTCCTGGAGAGATCCTGGAGGAACAACGATCTgctcatccagcagctcatgaagCTTTGGACCGACTGGACCACACAACAGAACCTTTGGAGCACACAGATGCATTCAGCTCTACATTACAGACTCTGCAGCTCTGTGCCACAGTGTTCCTGACATTTACATGCAACACAAAATTAGATTCTACTGAATTTAGAGACTTAATGAAAAGTATTTGAATATGTACCATCAGGTCAGGGTATGAGGCAAACTTCTGACCAATGAGGGCAGCGTTTCCACCTACATAGAGCTAAAACAGACAGGTCAGAGGAATCAGGGCCAAAACCACAGAAGGAGTAAATAACAGTGGCTGCAGGATGACATGGCCATACCTTTGCCCCAGGGTACTCCGCTGCTGCTCGAGCTATTCTCTGGAAGACCTCGCTGTCGCTGAAGAAACGCTCAGCAGCAGCTCCACGCTCCATGAAATGGATGAAGGTTTCCTTCAAGTCCTCTTTAGAGTGCAGAACTTCATGATCTAGACCGGTACCTGGATCCACAGCCAGAGCCTGGAGCAGTCCCACTCCAGATACCACCACGTCCACACAGGCATTCACCCTTAATCAGAAAAAATACAGACAGCTTGTAAACATAAACCCGTTCCAACCCTTTGGCTGTGTCATCACTCACCCTACAGCCACTTTGCTCCACTGATGAGCAGGTAAAGTTATCAGAGCCTCCCAGGCAGCAGAGACCACATGCTCCAAGCTCTTCTGGCTCTGAGAGGATGTCTGAAGGTGTGGCAGACCCACGTACTGCAGGATCTGCTCTGGCAGGTCCGGTCTGCCATGGTAGAAGTAGCCCACAGCTAATGCTAGCAGGACTGCTGCAGAAGCCGTTCTCCACATGATGCTTCACACACTCCTGCAATAAGCCAATTAGTCTGTTCAGCTCACGTCAGCTGTTACAAGCCAAACAGACCAGTTCTGTTCATTTCACCCTCCAGCCTCCAGATTTAAACGTTTATCTTCTTCTGTCTAAAAACAATGGAGCACAATCCCACATTACTGTAAGGTCATATGATCTGATGCGGGTTCTTCTCAGGATGCTCAGCTGTGGCCAACAGCCATCTTTATTTATGCTCACCTCCCGAGATATCATTaagattatgacatcacacatgCATGGATACACAGATAAGTAATTGAAATCTGACATTAACTACTGTGAAACACACATAGGCTGTAATCATAATTAAAGCTGCAGGCACTGCCGCTCCAGCCTAGGGTAGCGACCGCATCACCACCACTCATCATCAGCATCTCAAACCCTTTTTCAACATGTCCTATAAGCTTCCACATGTCACAACTAGGTGGTACAATGAGTGAGTCTCTATGATAGTGCTCTGCTCATCTCCCACTACAAGCTTTTAAAGTCCAAGTACTGAAACAGATGCTGTAGCCACTTCCTTCTTATTTTAAAGGGGCAGAGGTTGAACCACACTGCTGTTAAAAATGAAGAATAATGTCTCAGAATTAGAGAAAGCTAGCATTACCATTTGATGTTAAATGCTGATCCAGCAGTAAGGATGCAAAAGTTTGGCGGCGATTCATGCTGATTAGGTGAAAGAGGTCTAACAGGCACCTTGGAGATGAGAATGTGACCTGAAGACAGGTCAATATCTGAGGTTTAGCCATGTCCCCACACCATCTGACTGATGAAAACTCTTAAATTCTATCCTGAATGGATTAAGTCAGTAGGTCGAAATCCCTAGGAAAAGTTAGTTAAAATACAACGTGTGTAAAAATAGACACAATGGTGTTGTCAGACCAAAATGGGCGACTTCTTGTAGGGTTTGGAAAATggtttcaagagacttttttgtaggtcgtggggctagtgatgcaccaatatgaaatgtttgggccgataccaatattaaACTTCTCCTTAAAGCAGTTATCTAATCAACCGATCGCATGGCAGTTgcctcaatgcatttaggggtgtggtcctgctcaatttctgttgagacattcaaatggtagagtcagaattaggcgtaaacagaatgagaacatggatccatcatgccttgttaccactgtgcaggctggtggtggggggggggggtgtaatggtgagggatgttttcttggcacactttaggccccttagcgccaattgggcatggtttaaatgccacgggctacctgagcattgtttctgaccacgtccttcccttcatgaccaccatgtacccatcctctgatggctacttccagcaggataatgcaccatgtcataaagctccaattatttcaaactggtttcttgaacatgacaatgagttcactgtactacaacggcccccacagtcaccagatctcaacccaatagagcatctttgggatgtggtggaacggaagCTTCATGccatggatgtgcatcccacaaatctccatcaactacaagatgctatcctatccatatgggccaacatttctaaagaatgctttcagcaccttgttgaatcaatgccatgtagaattaaggcagttctgaaggcgaaagggaGTCAAACACCAAATTactgtggtgttcctaataatcctttaggtgagtgtatatctTTTAAACATATTGTCAAAACTCCATATATTGGAATATATTGTTTAATATATTTTTCTTCCTTAAGGGCCTATATGCAAATCCATGTGCCCCTTGGCCGTGACCAAAATCAGAGTGTAGAAAAGTTATTGACTTGTATAGCTGCAGTTAAATCTTTGATGTCTCAAAACTTCTTGTATTTCAATGAATCCAAAACTAAGGTTCTACAATTTGGCCGAAGTCAAGTGGTACTGACCGTTTGGACTTAGGGCCATTAACACAGTTTCTTAAGCCCATGGTCACAAATCTTTGTGTGAAAATGGGTAGTCAGTTTTGTCTTGAACAACACATAAGCTCGTGGTGATGGCTAGCTTTTTACCCCTCAGACAACTAGCAAAGATTAAAATGCTGTTATCgcgactttttttttcttatttgtgaTGACTAGGCTGGACTACTGTAACACCCTGTACGTGGGCATCAACCAGTCTTTGACTTCACTCCTGCAAAAggttcagaatgctgcagcacgTCTTGATACCCAAAAGTACAACCATATTTGACCGGTTCTTTTGGGCCTTCGTTGGCTTTTGGTCAGGTTGATTTTAAAATGTTGTTACTTGTTTTTAAATGCATAAATGGTACTGCCCCACAATACCTGTCAGAGCTGTTGACTTTGCATGTACCTGTGCGGTCTCTTCAGTCAGCTGATTGTGGTTTCCCTCACAAAACATAAGAGCAAAGGAGACAGAGCCTTTTCGGTGTCTGGTCCCAAgtagtggaacaagctacctactATAAACGTAAAACAGGCAGACTCCCTTACTGTGTGTATATCTCGCCAGAAGACCACCTTTTTTATTTGGCCTTCCATTGAGGTGTTTGATTTTTACTACGACTCATACAGGGCTGCTGCAAACTGTATTATTTCTGTATGATTTTATTGTATAGCACTTTggtacatgttgttgttttctattagtgctatgtaaataaattggatttggatcaacctggccatttggtaagtagcagctatgctagggggagaggagattcagaccggcagactcgcctccatcagtgtggatcagggcagctgtggctacaatgtagctcatcaccatcagggtgtgaatgggtgtgtgaaggactgattgtgttgtaaagtgccttggggggtttcaggactctagaaggtgctaaagTAATGATATGAGTTTCTACCAGTTAAGtactttatcagcttgtaaaagttcgtaattagcatgactaccaaTCAGACGCTGGTACGCCGCATATACACTATGAATGGTTAACGgttaatggtctgtatttgataatgGTCTGCATTTGATAtggtatcaaatacagaccattaacCAAATAAGGGCATGTACTACTTCCGGTTTCTCACCGGATGTCGCTTGCATCAGCGTTTATTCATGAGGCTACTCAAACATAAGGTGGATGGTACTTACAATAACAATAATGGTCCATCTGTGTCTACATCAGGAGGACGTGGATTAAAAAGAACACTGATGTGACTTTACGATTAAGTTCAGGATAATGAAATGGATCTGGAAAAAACAAGTTCTGGATTTCTGAAAGGTTCTTTTGTTGGCTAAGAAAATATGAGAAGCCTTGGCTTCATGTTTACTGACAGCAATATGCTAGCTCTAGTTCTGAGGcataatcttcatttttaaaagcaGTGTGTTACACCCACGCCTGTGATGATGAAAATGGGGTGAAGTTACTGCTAACGTGGACACGGAACTTTTTGTAACGTAGTAACGGGCTAGCTGCAGCTTACCGACGGTAGCAGACAAGTCAGAAGCTGTCGCCGGCCCCGCACGGCTTAATCCTAACATCCCATTGAGCCGATCACTTCTACTAGTCTTCCTCAGCTAGCGACTCTTTCTTGGGGGTTGTTAGCGGAACGTACCGGTCAGGCAGCAGATTAGTCCCCCCAGGAAGGGCAGTCCGCTTCCTGTTCCAGCGCAAAGAGTATGTGTTCCAGTTAAACCGGTGGAAGCTGTTAAACTCACTGATTAATTGGGAAAAGGAGCAACTCAAAGAGCGCCAACATTCACCAGCCGTTCCGGTCCGCGTAGTTTAGAATCGTAgaatgtccaaggaaggtcccgccgttctcacctctgattggctagaagggtcCTCCTACGATTGGATATCGGTCTTTGTCAGACACGTGACTTGCATGTCAACCACACCCCCATAGCACCATTTTGGGTGTATGACTTGCGTTGCTGGGGAAGCCACAGCAGAGCTGAAGTTgaagcatcgacatataaatattggacaatgggtttccataggctccaattac
This sequence is a window from Nothobranchius furzeri strain GRZ-AD chromosome 14, NfurGRZ-RIMD1, whole genome shotgun sequence. Protein-coding genes within it:
- the adpgk gene encoding ADP-dependent glucokinase isoform X2; amino-acid sequence: MWRTASAAVLLALAVGYFYHGRPDLPEQILQYVGLPHLQTSSQSQKSLEHVVSAAWEALITLPAHQWSKVAVGVNACVDVVVSGVGLLQALAVDPGTGLDHEVLHSKEDLKETFIHFMERGAAAERFFSDSEVFQRIARAAAEYPGAKLYVGGNAALIGQKFASYPDLMVLLCGPVGPKLHELLDEQIVVPPGSLQETDEFHLILEYKAGERWGSTQAPQANRFIFSHDVSNGGMSSLEMFVASLEEFQPELVVLSGLHMMEGQGRELWKERLKQAVASIAEIPKDIPVHLELASMTDKDFMISIVQEVMPMVSSMGLNEQELLFLSQAAGGPHSALPAWKGIPDVGRVSDILLWILEHHGRGAISSESDLTRIHFHTLAYHILATVGGHWGNQAAAVMAGARVASSQACGLRVVDVEKVELKAPLEFYSSHSEPRDHLSLNPAEPVMVWHRGNVTFHMSPVLVCKHPLRTVGLGDAISAEGLYYSQFKGEQHL
- the adpgk gene encoding ADP-dependent glucokinase isoform X1 — encoded protein: MWRTASAAVLLALAVGYFYHGRPDLPEQILQYVGLPHLQTSSQSQKSLEHVVSAAWEALITLPAHQWSKVAVGVNACVDVVVSGVGLLQALAVDPGTGLDHEVLHSKEDLKETFIHFMERGAAAERFFSDSEVFQRIARAAAEYPGAKLYVGGNAALIGQKFASYPDLMVLLCGPVGPKLHELLDEQIVVPPGSLQETDEFHLILEYKAGERWGSTQAPQANRFIFSHDVSNGGMSSLEMFVASLEEFQPELVVLSGLHMMEGQGRELWKERLKQAVASIAEIPKDIPVHLELASMTDKDFMISIVQEQVMPMVSSMGLNEQELLFLSQAAGGPHSALPAWKGIPDVGRVSDILLWILEHHGRGAISSESDLTRIHFHTLAYHILATVGGHWGNQAAAVMAGARVASSQACGLRVVDVEKVELKAPLEFYSSHSEPRDHLSLNPAEPVMVWHRGNVTFHMSPVLVCKHPLRTVGLGDAISAEGLYYSQFKGEQHL